The Nonlabens sp. YIK11 genomic interval GAACCGGCCCATAACCTGTGAGAGTTTGTCCGTAATCTGTCTGTTTAAAGAACGATAAATACAGTGTTCAGCGCAAAAACCGCTAGTTTCAGGCTGATAAAGCCTTCATTTTAAGGTGTTGGTTCCCCCACATGAGTTTGTCCGTAATCTGTCTGTTTAAAGAACGATAAATACAGTGTTCAGCGCAAAAACCGCTAGTTTCAGGCTGATAAAGCCTTCATTTTAAGGTGTTGGTTCCCCCACATGAGTTTGTCCGTAATCTGTCTGTTTAACGTCGCATTAGGGTTAATAATTACTATTTCCTGCTGTTATAGGCTCAATTTTATAGTCATTTAGCGCCTTGGAAAACGCATCTACGACGGTCATTCCCGCGTTCACGTTATCCTCTACCACGTGGCGCTGCTGATTGTAGAAATGTTTGATCATTTGAAAAGAGTATTTTTTTACTAACCCCGAGAGCCTCGCCCTTTGTGTAGTGTCCATTTTGAAATGGCGTTCGAGAGTATCCAAGAAGTTGTTTACATCCTTCCAGTCTATTACCGTAGGGTTATGGTTATTGGTATTGTAGAAGGCCAGCTTGAACCCAACGATGCTTCTACCTTCTTTAATGTCTGAATAATTGAAGGACCTATCGGCCGTCTCATCGAGCGCCTTCTTTGTTGGATCCAGTATACGCTTCTTGAATGCCGATGCGGTATCCTTTGCGTATTTGTCGCTGGGTATGTTGAATTCCCTTCGGATCTGCTCCAGGGACATCGTCTTACCCCCCGTGTCGAACCAGTGGTTGATGAAATAATACATCTTTATGGAATACGTAGTACTCAGGTTGTAGGCCACTAGACTGTTGTACTCGGTAAATCCCCTGGATATATCGATAAGGAAACTGTACCAATGAGAATTTAGGAACAGCTCGACATGACTCTTCCCGTAATCGAAGTCCGCCTCGGAGATAAGCCCCGTGATTCGTTCATGCTCTGTTGTAACGCCCCTTAAGGTCTTTGTGTAAGGTATTGCTATTGATTTTGATCTAAGAAGCTTTAGATCCTCCCTAAGCTTCTTGGTGTCGTTCACGTTTTCCAACATCAAGTCGCGCCAATGGAACTTTAGTGTAACGCTGTCCTGGATGTTGAGCTGTGAATCAATATTCATTACCTGATTATGTTTTATACGCTGCAGTATCTTCAACAGCACTCTGTTTTCACCAGGGGTAAACTTCCACTTTATAAAATTCGCGGTAAGCTGGTAGGGATGCCGTATGGTAACGACGTTATTAACTTTTTTACCCTTTTTGCTGTTGATAGCCATATTTATCGTCCGTAATCTGTCTGTTAAAGATAGGTATTACATCCGTAACCTGTCTGTTTTCATCCGTAACCTGTCTGTTTTCGTCCGTAACCTGTCTGTTTTAAATCCCTTTAGGCCACTAATACCGTGGGATCCAAGACCTCTTTAATTAAGTATATTAATTAAGCTTAATTAATTAAGTAAAAGCAATTATGATAAGACCCTGTTGAAATGTTAATAAGCCCTAATGACTTTAATTTAAAAGGTTTCGCTACGCTCATTCTTTATTTAAACAGGAGAAATGGATTTTAAGAGCATTTAGAACACAATGCGTAATTGTTTGGCGTCACGACATGAGTTTGTACCGAAAAAATTTTTCCCGCGCTTAAACAGCTTTATTTTAGTTTGATTCGTACGAATCAAAAACTAGGCAAAAATCTTTTGGTTTTTTCTCTTCAATCCCGCGTCGCGTACATGACTTTCGCCGCTTCTCAAGGTCGTTCCCACGTTGCCTCTCTGTCCCTGCTCACATGCAGTGTAAAGATAGGCTATTACTGGAATAAACAAGTGTTTTTCGATAAAAAAATGATCAAAAAAAGAGGCTTTTCGTCGGCTTTTTTTAACCTAAAACCCCTTTGGATTATCGCTAAAAAAATACCGATATCTATATCTGAAATCAACATCGTACGACTATGATTTCCCCAAGTCTGCTAGTAAATCTGTTGCTCCTGAACTCCTGGCGCATCTTCCAGGTCTTTATTGGATCCTGTCCAGCAAAGCGTATCCGTCCGTAGGTCGTTTTGTTGAGCTATCATTGACATGAGAGCGGAATGTCTCGGATCTGCATTGGAGAATATAGCCAGTTGCCCATCTGAACCTGGTGCGAGATCCATCGCCACGAGGCCAGCTTTTTTATATGAATAACCGTCTCGATAGATTTTTTCCAAACCTTCCATAACGGATTTGATAATTGTAATCGTTGAATTGGTGGCATATGGAAGTTTGATTGTGACCCCATTACTGTACTGGGGCAGCTCCTTTTGATGCGGATTGGTATGTATGAACAGGTAGATCTAGCTACAGCAGCTGTCTTCCCTCCTTAGTTTCTCGGCCAGTTTAGTGCAATAAATCCAAATTAGGCTCGCTTATCTTCCCTGGTATGGTCGTTTTCCAAAGGGCTTGGTCATGCTATTTGTTTTGCATTGAACCGCTCAAAATTATGGATACGGTGGTTCTATTTTCTGTAGAGAGCTTTCTTAGCGGAATCACGTTTCCCTTTTTTATTATATAAACTCAAAAAGGATGGTGCTGCAATCAATCATGGTAAACTATCGGCTAACAAGATTCCGCAATCCTTTAAATGTTTGAAACTTTAAACCTTTAAAATATATAATTATAATAACTTTAATATATTTATATTTGTAACATTTAATATGTTAAAGTTTTGTATGAAAATAACCGTATATAATGCAAAAGGAGGGGCTGGGAAAACCCCTATTGCCGCCAACATTGCTCTCGATCATGACTACGCCATTGGCACTAATGAGGCATACCACGTCTATGATAGTTTTATAATCGATGAGAGGTTATTAGCCTTAGATCTCTCCGAGTCATTCCCTATGATACCTGATGATATAGATATTGTATTCGATTTAGCTGGGACCATATCGGATAGTTCACACAGCATAACTTCTGCAATTATCCAATCTGACCTTATTATAGTACCCATCTATAATGAGGTGAAATCTTTAGCAGGAGGAATAGGAACACTAAATGAAATCAGCAATATTCCGGAATTCAAAGGAAAGGTTTTGGTTGTTGCAACAAAACTTTCCAAAGAAAGGAAGGAGCATTTTAAAAAGGGAGAGTGGCATAAATCAAATGATTATAAAAATGTATTAGCCGCCGTTCGAAATTCTGGGTTCGACTATAATGTTCTTCCACTCAAATTTTCTAAAGCTTTTGATGCCATATTTGAAAAGGAGATGTCGGTTGCACAGATGTGTCAAGCTGACCCACTTACGAGATATAGCCATCGTGAAGTACAGACCCAATTCAACAAAATCTACGAATTCATAAAAACAGGACAAGATGCCAAGTAAAAACGATCTATCATCACTAAAGAAACCTAAAAAGGAAAACATACTTCCCAAACCGAAAAAGGAACCTGCTCTTAAAAAATCCAGGAAAGTTAAAGGGTTCTATATCTCGGACTCTGTACGTGAGAAATTTGAGCAACTGGTATTGGTCGAGAAGCAAAGATCAGGCAAGAATTCACCTGAACTCGTAGAGGAGGCACTCAATCTATTGTTCGATAAATATAACTTTAAAGGTTTAAACATCTAAACCTTTAATTATTTAAATATTTATTTGGATTATTAGAGCAACGTTTTGTTTTAAATTTTGAAAACCACTTAAATTCGCTATGTGGGCGTAATTTTTTTTAATTTTTTGTGGAACATGGATCTCCAGCAAAAATAAAATGGTGTGAGGTATTCAATTCCTGTAGCATATTTATCTAAGGGTTACCAAATTATTTACCTGAGAATGTTTTTGAGATAACATCACAATTTCCTTGGCCAGAATAAACTCATAAACGGATTTAAAGAATATACCTCACATTCAGGGCAAATGTGGCCATTTTTACTTGCCAACAACGCAACTATTTTATAATATTCATCCCTATTGCTTACAAACCAATCCCTATTCCTTAAACAATCGTTACATTTTCCCTCTATTTTATATGACCCAACGTGTTTCAACTGTTCTAAAATTTTTATGTTGTGCTCTTTATCGCTACCAAATAACTCTTCAATAGAATATTTAAATTTCCCAGATTCTATGATCCAGTAATCTCTACTCAGACTCTTTAATTCTTTTGAGATCTTTTTGTTTTCAACTTCGTAATACATGGAAATATTTTAAGGTTAGTGCAGTGTTTTAAGGTTACAAATATACTGTGTGTTCTTTAGACCTTGGTCATGAATGCAATTAACCGAAAAACAGATAAGGGAGATCAAGATAAAATCACCACTCATGGTCGGTGAGCTGCTAAAAAGGTTGCGTAAAAGCAAGAATCTTACCCAAATTGAACTAGGGTCGTTGGTCCTTATGGATCGTCAGTATATTTATAAACTGGAATCTGGCAGAGTAGCACCAAATATTTCCACATTGGTAATTCTGGTTACCGCCATGGATAGTGACCTGAGAGACTTGTTCGATTTATCAAAACCTTAGTTTTGATACATGGAGCGCTCCAAAAGTCTTGTTCAGAATCATATTTTATTCTTTGCCTAGCTGTCGATTCAAGTCTTACATGCGGTTTTTCATCGAGATCTCTTTTAGCCACTTCTATCATATTTTTAACAAAATCAGCTAGTTTTTCGTATTGGTTCTCGATATCAAAACATTTTTTAAAATCATTAATAAGAAAAGTCATAGATTTTAAGCTGTTCGAAAAACTCTACAAACCTCTTTAATACGCAATTGATGAAAAGACAGGTAAAAGTCATCTATTGCCGGGCCGCGAGAATCCAAGTTTCGACCAATTTTAAGCCGCTCTGCAGGCTTAAAGGAAAGAAATGTGTTCTTCTAGGTCGTGGATTTTAACCGCTCTTAAAACCGCTTAAATCGATTATTCACTTGTCTTTCTTTCGGCCATTGAGAAATTGGTCCGTGAATCCATCGTCTGGAGAACCGTAAGGCCAGAACAGATTGGCAAAATCGAGAATGT includes:
- a CDS encoding helix-turn-helix domain-containing protein, coding for MQLTEKQIREIKIKSPLMVGELLKRLRKSKNLTQIELGSLVLMDRQYIYKLESGRVAPNISTLVILVTAMDSDLRDLFDLSKP
- a CDS encoding ParA family protein, encoding MKITVYNAKGGAGKTPIAANIALDHDYAIGTNEAYHVYDSFIIDERLLALDLSESFPMIPDDIDIVFDLAGTISDSSHSITSAIIQSDLIIVPIYNEVKSLAGGIGTLNEISNIPEFKGKVLVVATKLSKERKEHFKKGEWHKSNDYKNVLAAVRNSGFDYNVLPLKFSKAFDAIFEKEMSVAQMCQADPLTRYSHREVQTQFNKIYEFIKTGQDAK
- a CDS encoding DUF4113 domain-containing protein; protein product: MRQEFRSNRFTSRLGEIIVVRC
- a CDS encoding replication initiation protein — its product is MAINSKKGKKVNNVVTIRHPYQLTANFIKWKFTPGENRVLLKILQRIKHNQVMNIDSQLNIQDSVTLKFHWRDLMLENVNDTKKLREDLKLLRSKSIAIPYTKTLRGVTTEHERITGLISEADFDYGKSHVELFLNSHWYSFLIDISRGFTEYNSLVAYNLSTTYSIKMYYFINHWFDTGGKTMSLEQIRREFNIPSDKYAKDTASAFKKRILDPTKKALDETADRSFNYSDIKEGRSIVGFKLAFYNTNNHNPTVIDWKDVNNFLDTLERHFKMDTTQRARLSGLVKKYSFQMIKHFYNQQRHVVEDNVNAGMTVVDAFSKALNDYKIEPITAGNSNY